The Lycium barbarum isolate Lr01 chromosome 10, ASM1917538v2, whole genome shotgun sequence genome includes a region encoding these proteins:
- the LOC132615148 gene encoding uncharacterized protein LOC132615148 isoform X1, translating into MDSEQESEERRDSDATLDESESASSKSSEYSHSVSSSSSDSSSDDYIQVEPKIIFNSVSSGIASSKSQPDAKLLSQSVVSSKTSTSSTSQDSDVTHESAFSTMSTTQSPSIQVMDREAGFDPNRIPSSIFGSKDLSSKGWSTASNESLFSIHSAGNGSARDDNVTTDGDFKRSKKRDNFTEVPTNKEINKAGELTRFRQTLPLAKAGGNKKKILEKERKVDVVNKPLATGSSDEATKRVVRFREEIKVGEKKNHSNAIGLSGGNVCFGDACTVVRHSDGNDMCSAIPIKKKSSWWSCCSCSSWSCCSSWPSCSLKCSGCSCKWLSCSVFSCKWLSCSGCSFKWLSCSCKWLSCSSCSCKWLSCSICSCKWPSCSGCSCKLLSCAGCHCKWPSMPFGCCKWPCGFGGYCKWPSCHCKCLTSLRCCC; encoded by the exons ATGGATTCTGAGCAAGAGAGTGAAGAAAGACGAGATTCAGATGCCACTTTAGATGAAAGTGAATCAGCGTCGTCTAAAAGTTCAGAATATTCCCATTCCGTCTCGTCTTCTTCATCAGACTCTTCTTCAGATGATTACATCCAAGTGGAGCCGAAAATAATATTCAACTCTGTCTCATCAGGCATAGCATCTTCCAAATCTCAGCCCGATGCAAAACTTCTATCTCAAAGTGTTGTATCCTCGAAAACGTCTACAAGTTCCACCTCACAGGATTCAGATGTCACTCATGAATCTGCATTCTCAACCATGTCAACCACACAGTCTCCTTCTATACAAGTGATGGATCGGGAGGCAGGTTTTGATCCGAATAGAATTCCCTCATCTATTTTTGGGAGTAAGGATTTGTCCTCTAAGGGATGGAGCACTGCTTCTAACGAATCATTGTTCAGTATCCACAGTGCTGGAAATGGTAGTGCAAGGGATGATAATGTGACGACTGATGGAGATTTCAAACGGTCCAAGAAACGAGACAACTTTACAGAAGTACcaacaaacaaagaaattaataAGGCTGGGGAGCTAACTAGGTTTAGGCAGACTTTGCCACTTGCAAAAGCAGGAGGAAATAAGAAAAAGATcttagagaaagaaaggaaagtagATGTTGTAAACAAGCCGTTAGCAACAGGAAGTTCAGATGAAGCAACAAAGAGAGTAGTCCGTTTTAGAGAAGAAATAAAAGTAGGAGAGAAGAAGAATCACTCTAATGCTATTGGCCTCTCTGGTGGAAATGTATGCTTTGGGGACGCTTGCACTGTCGTTCGCCATTCTGATGGGAATGACATGTGTTCAGCCATTCCAAT AAAAAAGAAGTCTTCTTGGTGGTCATGCTGTTCTTGTAGTAGTTGGTCTTGCTGCTCAAGTTGGCCAAGCTGCTCGTTGAAGTGCTCGGGTTGCTCTTGTAAATGGTTAAGCTGCTCAGTTTTCTCTTGTAAGTGGCTAAGTTGCTCAGGTTGCTCTTTTAAGTGGCTAAGTTGCTCTTGCAAGTGGTTAAGCTGCTCAAGTTGCTCTTGTAAGTGGTTAAGCTGCTCAATTTGTTCTTGTAAATGGCCAAGCTGCTCAGGTTGTTCTTGTAAGCTGTTAAGCTGTGCAGGCTGCCACTGTAAGTGGCCAAGCATGCCTTTTGGCTGTTGCAAATGGCCATGCGGCTTTGGTGGTTACTGCAAATGGCCGAGCTGCCACTGCAAGTGTTTAACTTCGCTACGCTGCTGCTGCTAA
- the LOC132615148 gene encoding uncharacterized protein LOC132615148 isoform X2: protein MDSEQESEERRDSDATLDESESASSKSSEYSHSVSSSSSDSSSDDYIQVEPKIIFNSVSSGIASSKSQPDAKLLSQSVVSSKTSTSSTSQDSDVTHESAFSTMSTTQSPSIQVMDREAGFDPNRIPSSIFGSKDLSSKGWSTASNESLFSIHSAGNGSARDDNVTTDGDFKRSKKRDNFTEVPTNKEINKAGELTRFRQTLPLAKAGGNKKKILEKERKVDVVNKPLATGSSDEATKRVVRFREEIKVGEKKNHSNAIGLSGGNVCFGDACTVVRHSDGNDMCSAIPIKKKSSWWSCCSCSSWSCCSSWPSCSLKCSGCSCKWLSCSVFSCKWLSCSGCSFKWLSCSCKWLSCSSCSCCHCKWPSMPFGCCKWPCGFGGYCKWPSCHCKCLTSLRCCC, encoded by the exons ATGGATTCTGAGCAAGAGAGTGAAGAAAGACGAGATTCAGATGCCACTTTAGATGAAAGTGAATCAGCGTCGTCTAAAAGTTCAGAATATTCCCATTCCGTCTCGTCTTCTTCATCAGACTCTTCTTCAGATGATTACATCCAAGTGGAGCCGAAAATAATATTCAACTCTGTCTCATCAGGCATAGCATCTTCCAAATCTCAGCCCGATGCAAAACTTCTATCTCAAAGTGTTGTATCCTCGAAAACGTCTACAAGTTCCACCTCACAGGATTCAGATGTCACTCATGAATCTGCATTCTCAACCATGTCAACCACACAGTCTCCTTCTATACAAGTGATGGATCGGGAGGCAGGTTTTGATCCGAATAGAATTCCCTCATCTATTTTTGGGAGTAAGGATTTGTCCTCTAAGGGATGGAGCACTGCTTCTAACGAATCATTGTTCAGTATCCACAGTGCTGGAAATGGTAGTGCAAGGGATGATAATGTGACGACTGATGGAGATTTCAAACGGTCCAAGAAACGAGACAACTTTACAGAAGTACcaacaaacaaagaaattaataAGGCTGGGGAGCTAACTAGGTTTAGGCAGACTTTGCCACTTGCAAAAGCAGGAGGAAATAAGAAAAAGATcttagagaaagaaaggaaagtagATGTTGTAAACAAGCCGTTAGCAACAGGAAGTTCAGATGAAGCAACAAAGAGAGTAGTCCGTTTTAGAGAAGAAATAAAAGTAGGAGAGAAGAAGAATCACTCTAATGCTATTGGCCTCTCTGGTGGAAATGTATGCTTTGGGGACGCTTGCACTGTCGTTCGCCATTCTGATGGGAATGACATGTGTTCAGCCATTCCAAT AAAAAAGAAGTCTTCTTGGTGGTCATGCTGTTCTTGTAGTAGTTGGTCTTGCTGCTCAAGTTGGCCAAGCTGCTCGTTGAAGTGCTCGGGTTGCTCTTGTAAATGGTTAAGCTGCTCAGTTTTCTCTTGTAAGTGGCTAAGTTGCTCAGGTTGCTCTTTTAAGTGGCTAAGTTGCTCTTGCAAGTGGTTAAGCTGCTCAAGTTGCTCTT GCTGCCACTGTAAGTGGCCAAGCATGCCTTTTGGCTGTTGCAAATGGCCATGCGGCTTTGGTGGTTACTGCAAATGGCCGAGCTGCCACTGCAAGTGTTTAACTTCGCTACGCTGCTGCTGCTAA